The Sporosarcina luteola genome contains a region encoding:
- the cdaS gene encoding sporulation-specific diadenylate cyclase CdaS: MERINCDFSPMKEILIEDITNLITALQNNMEAIVDENNCLLSNFEKTKEDFLSIEMKAATFYLNCYLSPFTDKYPELSVCVQNLSRLRHGGLIVIEREDSLESLVKPGISIGAELTHTLLESIFYPGSPLHDGAVMVNQNQIVSATNVLPLSGRFTSDQKLGTRHRAALGLTEQSDALVLVVSEETGRVSFAFKGELYPIMTQVM, encoded by the coding sequence TTGGAAAGAATAAATTGTGATTTCTCACCGATGAAAGAAATCTTAATAGAGGATATTACTAATCTCATAACAGCATTACAGAATAACATGGAGGCAATCGTAGATGAGAATAACTGCCTCCTCAGCAATTTCGAAAAAACGAAAGAAGACTTTCTGTCCATTGAAATGAAAGCTGCCACCTTTTATTTGAATTGTTATCTGTCACCGTTTACAGACAAGTATCCAGAATTGTCAGTATGTGTACAAAACTTGTCGAGATTGAGACATGGTGGGTTAATTGTGATTGAACGGGAAGACTCCCTTGAATCTTTAGTAAAACCCGGCATTTCAATAGGAGCGGAGTTGACACATACCTTGCTTGAGTCCATCTTTTATCCAGGAAGTCCCCTTCATGATGGTGCTGTAATGGTGAATCAGAACCAAATCGTTTCTGCAACAAACGTCCTCCCTTTATCCGGGAGATTTACAAGTGATCAAAAACTCGGTACGCGGCATCGTGCCGCCTTGGGGTTAACCGAACAAAGTGATGCCCTCGTTCTTGTAGTATCTGAGGAGACGGGCAGAGTTTCGTTTGCTTTCAAAGGGGAACTTTATCCGATAATGACTCAAGTTATGTGA
- a CDS encoding NADPH-dependent FMN reductase, with protein sequence MGLFNKLFGSKQQEEQTMTNLNIGIILGSTRDGRVSPQVGAWVKELADQRGDATYTVIDIADYKLPLLGEPGSDASGAAAWSEIVGKQDGFVFIVQEYNHSITGALKNALDYLREEWNNKAAGIVSYGSVGGARAAEHLRGILGELSVADVRVHPALSLFTDFENGTEFKPAEVQASSVNQMLDQVIPWATALKTIR encoded by the coding sequence ATGGGACTTTTTAATAAACTATTCGGTTCTAAACAACAGGAGGAACAAACAATGACAAACTTAAATATCGGTATTATTTTAGGATCAACTCGTGATGGACGTGTGAGCCCTCAAGTAGGTGCTTGGGTAAAAGAATTGGCAGATCAACGCGGAGATGCTACTTATACAGTTATTGATATCGCAGATTATAAATTGCCGTTGCTAGGCGAGCCGGGAAGCGATGCTTCAGGCGCGGCTGCATGGTCAGAAATCGTTGGCAAACAAGATGGATTCGTATTCATCGTCCAAGAATACAACCACTCCATTACTGGAGCGCTTAAAAACGCGTTGGACTACCTTCGTGAAGAATGGAACAACAAAGCAGCCGGCATCGTATCATACGGTTCAGTGGGCGGCGCACGTGCTGCGGAACATTTACGCGGCATCCTAGGAGAACTATCCGTCGCGGACGTTCGTGTCCACCCAGCTCTATCTCTATTTACTGACTTTGAAAACGGAACGGAATTCAAACCAGCAGAAGTACAAGCCTCGTCCGTAAACCAAATGCTTGACCAAGTCATCCCTTGGGCAACTGCTTTGAAAACAATTCGATAA
- a CDS encoding ring-cleaving dioxygenase — protein MNELKGIHHVTAITSSAEKIYDFFTYTLGLRLVKKTVNQDDIQTYHLFFADDAGNPGTDMTFFDFPGIQKGVHGTNEISKTSFRVPSDAALAYWVKRFDKFNVKHSGIQEQFGKKILPFVDFDDQHYQLISDEFNEGVESGTPWQKGPIPLEFAITGLGPIHIRTSFFDHVKEILEKVFVMKEIAQEDAFHLFEMGEGGNGAQVVIEYNTVLPQARQGFGTVHHTAFRVDNRADIEAWQKRLHGFQLPSSGYVERYYFGSLYTRITPSILFELATDGPGFMGDEPYETLGEKLSLPPFFEEKREEIEGLVRPIDTVRSTKNFEKEYL, from the coding sequence ATGAACGAATTGAAAGGCATCCACCACGTAACAGCCATTACGAGCAGTGCGGAGAAGATTTATGATTTCTTCACGTATACATTAGGTTTACGCTTAGTTAAGAAAACAGTGAACCAAGACGACATTCAAACGTACCATCTGTTTTTTGCTGACGATGCAGGCAATCCAGGCACAGATATGACATTTTTTGATTTCCCCGGGATTCAAAAAGGAGTTCATGGAACAAATGAAATTTCCAAAACTTCCTTCCGTGTGCCGAGTGATGCTGCGCTAGCATATTGGGTAAAACGTTTTGATAAATTCAACGTGAAGCATTCAGGCATCCAGGAACAATTCGGTAAAAAGATCTTGCCGTTCGTGGATTTTGATGATCAGCACTACCAGCTCATTTCTGACGAGTTCAATGAAGGGGTTGAATCTGGAACCCCATGGCAAAAAGGACCGATTCCTTTGGAGTTTGCAATTACAGGACTCGGCCCTATCCATATCAGAACTTCCTTCTTTGATCACGTGAAAGAAATCTTGGAAAAAGTCTTCGTAATGAAGGAAATCGCACAAGAAGATGCATTCCATTTATTCGAAATGGGCGAGGGAGGCAACGGTGCTCAGGTAGTTATTGAATATAACACCGTACTCCCACAAGCGCGTCAAGGGTTCGGAACAGTCCACCATACTGCGTTCCGAGTAGATAACCGCGCAGACATAGAGGCATGGCAAAAACGCCTGCATGGCTTCCAACTCCCGAGCTCGGGCTATGTAGAACGCTATTATTTCGGCTCTTTGTATACAAGAATCACCCCTTCTATTTTGTTCGAATTGGCAACGGACGGTCCTGGATTCATGGGGGATGAGCCGTATGAAACGCTTGGCGAAAAACTATCATTGCCGCCGTTCTTTGAAGAAAAACGCGAAGAAATCGAAGGGCTTGTACGACCAATTGATACAGTCCGCAGTACAAAGAACTTTGAAAAAGAGTATTTGTGA
- a CDS encoding YitT family protein, which produces MKNVVVVAGSLIVAFAFNFFLVPYGILSSGISGIAILIGLITPFDIGVMNLLLNLPLLILGYFKLGRLITLNTLVCVVSLSFFLYMLPVIAVTDNILLSTIFGGVISGIGVGLILKYSGTSGGLDIIAIILSRTSNISIGLLLTGMNGVIVLISGAVLNWDIALYTLLSIYLTGKLIDSIHTNHIKLTMQIVTSKGEAIREDLLKSIYRGITITEGYGGYTQEKKHILMTVVTRYEMLQVKKIVRDYDETAFINIFETVEVDGVFAKN; this is translated from the coding sequence ATGAAAAATGTAGTTGTCGTCGCTGGTTCGTTAATTGTAGCATTTGCTTTCAATTTTTTTCTCGTCCCATATGGGATACTGAGCAGTGGAATTAGTGGGATAGCTATTTTGATTGGGTTGATTACTCCATTTGATATCGGTGTAATGAATCTCTTGCTAAATCTGCCATTGCTCATTTTAGGATATTTTAAATTGGGAAGGTTGATTACGCTTAATACGCTCGTGTGTGTAGTGTCACTTTCATTTTTCTTATACATGCTGCCAGTCATTGCTGTGACAGACAATATTTTGTTATCGACGATTTTTGGCGGGGTCATAAGTGGAATCGGTGTTGGCTTGATATTGAAATACTCTGGAACGTCCGGTGGGCTTGATATTATTGCAATCATTCTTTCCCGAACGAGCAATATAAGTATTGGCCTTCTTCTAACGGGCATGAACGGCGTCATCGTTCTTATTTCCGGTGCCGTATTAAACTGGGATATTGCCTTATACACACTTTTATCCATCTATTTGACGGGCAAACTGATTGATAGCATCCACACGAATCATATTAAACTGACGATGCAGATTGTCACTTCGAAGGGTGAGGCAATCCGGGAAGATTTATTGAAATCCATCTACCGAGGCATTACAATCACGGAAGGGTATGGTGGCTACACCCAAGAAAAGAAACATATTTTAATGACGGTTGTTACACGTTATGAAATGTTGCAAGTGAAAAAGATTGTACGTGATTATGACGAGACTGCGTTTATAAATATATTTGAGACTGTTGAAGTAGATGGTGTTTTCGCAAAGAATTAG
- the brnQ gene encoding branched-chain amino acid transport system II carrier protein — protein MTRKNVLFSGLMLFSLFFGAGNLIFPPLLGLESGNNFGPAITGFLITGVLLPFMAIMAIALSENGLVSIGSRVNRLFGLVFAVIIYMSIGAFYGIPRASNVAYELGVKQIVDVNGWVALLIFSLVFFGVTYFISLNPKKIVDRIGQLLTPILLLVLALLVIRAFMKFENIASPAAENYATNPFVKGFVEGYFTMDAVAALAFGIVVINALKDKGAASKSELVKGTLWAGIIAGLGLAVVYVSLGWIGKVIPNENGFANGAEILTVASDLLFASGGGLLFGLIVTLACLTTCVGLINACARFFNEIYPKIHYRSYVAIFVLIGLLVSNLGLNTILSLAVPLLVFIYPISIVLVILSLFQHFAGGEKMMYRLSVSVTAIFAFYEVMTNIGYKREALTGWLLDVVPFFEHGLGWIVPAFVAAVVGYGIDKYGGEVRE, from the coding sequence ATGACTAGAAAAAATGTGTTATTTTCAGGGCTCATGCTTTTTTCATTGTTTTTTGGGGCGGGAAATCTTATCTTTCCACCTCTTCTAGGATTGGAATCGGGGAATAATTTCGGCCCGGCGATTACCGGATTTCTAATTACCGGTGTACTGCTACCGTTCATGGCAATCATGGCCATCGCATTGTCTGAAAATGGACTAGTATCTATTGGGAGCCGGGTGAATAGACTGTTCGGCTTGGTTTTTGCAGTTATCATCTATATGTCGATCGGGGCTTTTTATGGGATACCGAGAGCTTCAAATGTTGCTTATGAGCTTGGTGTCAAACAAATTGTAGACGTCAATGGCTGGGTCGCGCTTCTCATATTCTCATTGGTGTTCTTCGGAGTGACGTATTTCATTAGCTTAAATCCTAAGAAAATCGTCGATCGCATCGGACAGCTTTTGACTCCTATTTTATTGCTCGTATTGGCTTTGCTCGTAATCCGTGCCTTCATGAAATTTGAAAATATCGCATCTCCTGCGGCGGAGAATTATGCGACTAATCCATTTGTCAAAGGATTCGTGGAAGGATATTTCACGATGGATGCTGTGGCGGCGCTGGCGTTTGGAATTGTCGTCATCAATGCTTTGAAGGATAAAGGCGCGGCATCCAAGTCTGAGCTTGTGAAAGGAACATTATGGGCTGGTATCATAGCTGGCCTCGGACTAGCAGTTGTATATGTTTCATTAGGGTGGATCGGCAAGGTTATACCGAACGAAAATGGCTTTGCAAATGGTGCTGAAATTTTGACAGTCGCATCAGACTTATTGTTCGCCAGTGGCGGCGGGCTTCTATTTGGATTAATTGTAACTCTGGCATGCTTGACGACATGTGTTGGCTTGATCAATGCTTGTGCGAGATTCTTCAACGAAATTTATCCGAAAATTCATTACCGTTCGTATGTCGCTATTTTTGTGTTAATCGGCTTGCTAGTGTCCAATTTAGGGTTGAATACGATTCTTAGTTTAGCAGTTCCATTATTGGTTTTCATTTACCCGATTTCCATTGTGTTAGTGATTCTATCCTTGTTCCAGCATTTTGCGGGCGGAGAGAAGATGATGTACCGACTTTCGGTATCTGTGACAGCAATCTTTGCATTTTACGAGGTAATGACAAATATCGGTTATAAGAGGGAAGCCTTAACCGGATGGCTGCTAGACGTTGTACCGTTCTTCGAGCACGGGCTAGGCTGGATCGTACCGGCATTTGTAGCTGCAGTGGTTGGTTATGGGATTGATAAGTATGGAGGAGAAGTCCGAGAATAA